A region from the Amycolatopsis camponoti genome encodes:
- the mug gene encoding G/U mismatch-specific DNA glycosylase produces MSTRPTKDQLAAAQDTTIPDVIAPGLDVLFCGINPGLYSGALKLHFARPGNRFWPALHAGGFTPRRYEPSEQEQLLDLKLGITNVVARTTARADELTADEFREGGKLLEAKVLECRPRWLAVVGITAYRTAFGFPKARVGPQEHRIGDTHVWVLPNPSGLNAHWTPAGLAVEFARLRTASEGRRNR; encoded by the coding sequence GTGAGCACCCGACCCACGAAGGACCAGCTGGCCGCCGCGCAGGACACGACCATCCCGGACGTCATCGCCCCCGGCCTCGACGTCCTCTTCTGCGGCATCAACCCCGGCCTCTACTCCGGCGCGTTGAAGCTGCACTTCGCCCGCCCCGGCAACCGCTTCTGGCCCGCCCTCCACGCCGGCGGGTTCACGCCGCGGCGCTACGAGCCGAGCGAGCAGGAACAGCTGCTCGACCTGAAGCTCGGCATCACGAACGTCGTCGCCAGGACCACCGCCCGCGCCGACGAGCTGACCGCCGACGAGTTCCGCGAGGGCGGCAAGCTCCTGGAGGCGAAGGTGCTCGAGTGCCGGCCGCGGTGGCTGGCCGTCGTCGGGATCACCGCCTACCGGACCGCGTTCGGCTTCCCGAAGGCGCGCGTCGGCCCGCAGGAGCACCGGATCGGGGACACCCACGTGTGGGTGCTGCCGAACCCGAGCGGCCTGAACGCGCACTGGACGCCGGCCGGGCTGGCGGTGGAGTTCGCGCGGCTGCGGACCGCATCCGAAGGTCGTCGAAATCGTTGA
- the dcd gene encoding dCTP deaminase — MLLSDRDLRKEIESGGLGLDPFDANMVQPSSVDVRLDRYFRVFNNSKYTHIDPQLQQDDLTSLVEKEGDEPFVLHPGEFVLGSTFELVTLADDLAGRLEGKSSLGRLGLLTHSTAGFIDPGFSGHITLELSNVANLPITLWPGMKIGQLCIFRLSSAAEFPYGSSEAGSRYQGQRGPTPSRAYKNFHRVDTWR, encoded by the coding sequence GTGCTGCTAAGTGACCGTGACCTTCGCAAAGAGATCGAATCTGGCGGTCTTGGCCTGGACCCGTTCGACGCGAACATGGTCCAACCCTCGAGCGTCGACGTCCGGCTCGACCGGTACTTCCGCGTCTTCAACAACAGCAAGTACACCCACATCGACCCGCAGCTGCAGCAGGACGACCTGACCTCGCTGGTCGAGAAGGAGGGCGACGAGCCCTTCGTGCTGCACCCGGGCGAGTTCGTCCTCGGCTCGACGTTCGAGCTCGTCACCCTGGCCGACGACCTCGCCGGCCGCCTCGAAGGCAAGTCGTCGCTCGGCCGGCTCGGGCTGCTCACGCACTCGACCGCGGGGTTCATCGACCCGGGCTTCTCCGGGCACATCACCCTGGAACTGTCGAACGTCGCGAACCTGCCGATCACGCTCTGGCCGGGCATGAAGATCGGCCAGCTGTGCATCTTCCGGCTCTCCAGCGCGGCCGAGTTCCCGTACGGCTCGAGTGAGGCCGGGTCCCGCTACCAGGGGCAGCGCGGCCCGACCCCGAGCCGGGCGTACAAGAACTTCCACCGCGTCGACACCTGGCGCTAA
- a CDS encoding GNAT family N-acetyltransferase produces MVHVRRLTPDDVPALREIRLRALADTPENFGSLVAVERAKPDDDWRAWLIDRAWFAAFDGDDAVALVCGWPAEREWLVYSMWVAPQARGRGVAADLMGAVREAAEEAGAEAIGLHVFEGNDRARRVYERLGFVLTGESEVITGKGRRNRMRLALTRE; encoded by the coding sequence ATGGTCCACGTGCGACGGCTGACCCCCGACGACGTCCCCGCGCTGCGCGAAATCCGGCTCCGCGCGCTGGCGGACACCCCCGAGAACTTCGGCTCGCTCGTAGCGGTCGAACGCGCCAAGCCGGACGACGACTGGCGAGCCTGGCTGATTGACCGGGCCTGGTTCGCCGCGTTCGACGGCGACGACGCCGTCGCGCTCGTCTGCGGCTGGCCCGCGGAACGGGAATGGCTGGTCTACTCGATGTGGGTTGCGCCACAGGCTCGCGGCCGCGGAGTCGCCGCGGACCTCATGGGAGCCGTCCGCGAAGCGGCCGAAGAAGCCGGCGCGGAAGCGATCGGACTGCACGTCTTCGAGGGGAACGACCGCGCGCGACGCGTCTACGAGCGACTCGGCTTCGTCCTCACCGGAGAGTCCGAAGTCATAACCGGAAAAGGGAGACGTAACCGGATGCGGCTTGCGCTGACCCGGGAATGA
- a CDS encoding Gfo/Idh/MocA family protein — protein sequence MAPLRVGIVGLSANGGWAATAHVPALAAVDGYELRALSGSSAESARVAGEKYGVPLTFGDAGELARHPEVDLVVVAVKVSEHRALIEPALAAGKQVLSEWPLGVSLAETEALAEAARGKPTAVGLQGRSAPALRYLRDLIKDGYVGRVLSTSLIGSGGNWGPSVRAGRDYQLHPENGATMLTIPFAHTVDAFDMVLGRFAELSATMATVRSRVRDEVTGDSVAMTAPDQIAVSGVLKGGAVASLHLRGGSSPATDFHWEINGTEGTLVVTAADPLFWIAKLTLRGSRTGVQEKLTVPTRYELPQLAGRSAEPSYNVAHAYARHLKGDLPDFAHALRVHRVLDAVQRSADAGTRIHPDAE from the coding sequence ATGGCACCGCTCCGGGTCGGCATCGTCGGGCTCAGCGCGAACGGCGGCTGGGCCGCCACCGCGCACGTGCCCGCGCTGGCCGCGGTGGACGGCTACGAGCTCCGCGCGCTGAGCGGGAGCAGCGCCGAGTCGGCGCGGGTGGCCGGGGAGAAGTACGGCGTACCGCTGACCTTCGGCGACGCCGGGGAGCTGGCGCGGCACCCGGAGGTCGACCTGGTCGTCGTCGCGGTGAAGGTGAGCGAGCACCGGGCGCTGATCGAGCCCGCTTTGGCCGCCGGCAAGCAGGTGCTGAGCGAGTGGCCGCTCGGCGTGAGCCTGGCCGAAACCGAGGCACTGGCCGAAGCCGCTCGAGGGAAGCCGACCGCGGTCGGCCTGCAGGGACGGTCCGCGCCCGCGTTGCGCTACCTGCGTGACCTCATCAAGGACGGGTACGTCGGCCGTGTGCTCTCGACGTCGTTGATCGGCTCGGGCGGCAACTGGGGACCGTCGGTCCGGGCCGGGCGCGACTACCAGCTGCACCCCGAAAACGGGGCGACCATGCTGACGATCCCGTTCGCGCACACCGTCGACGCGTTCGACATGGTCCTCGGCCGGTTCGCCGAGCTGTCGGCGACGATGGCGACCGTCCGGTCGCGGGTGCGCGACGAGGTCACCGGCGACTCGGTCGCGATGACCGCGCCGGACCAGATCGCCGTCAGCGGCGTGCTGAAGGGCGGTGCCGTCGCGTCGCTGCACCTTCGCGGCGGCTCGTCGCCCGCCACAGACTTCCACTGGGAGATCAACGGCACCGAGGGCACGCTGGTCGTCACCGCCGCGGACCCGTTGTTCTGGATCGCGAAGCTGACGCTGCGCGGCAGCCGGACCGGCGTGCAGGAGAAGCTCACCGTGCCCACCCGCTACGAGCTGCCGCAGCTGGCCGGACGCAGTGCCGAGCCGTCGTACAACGTGGCGCACGCCTACGCCCGGCACCTCAAGGGCGACCTGCCGGACTTCGCGCACGCACTGCGCGTGCACCGCGTTCTCGACGCCGTCCAGCGGTCCGCCGACGCCGGGACGCGGATTCACCCGGACGCAGAGTAA
- a CDS encoding alpha/beta fold hydrolase produces the protein MDDVVYDRAGRGEPLVLIHGIGHRRQAWAPVFPLLTPHRDVIAVDLPGFGESPEPSGGYGVEPALVMFKELFTELGLDRPHVAGNSLGGLLSLALGQAGLVRSVTALSPAGLWNRTQKMYAIATLKAHRALAQCTPPHVVRRIAATPAGRRALVGMIVGKPGLLTPDAVVEDAHALATAPGFEPTAAQSRGDFRFTGPVTGVPVTIAWAEHDRILARPRVADLRKVAPKGTFRLLPGCGHVPMNDDPELVARVLLDGSR, from the coding sequence ATGGACGACGTTGTCTACGACCGCGCGGGCCGGGGCGAGCCGCTGGTGCTGATCCACGGCATCGGCCACCGTCGTCAGGCGTGGGCGCCGGTGTTTCCGCTGCTCACGCCGCATCGTGACGTCATTGCCGTGGACCTGCCGGGCTTCGGCGAGTCGCCCGAGCCGTCCGGCGGGTACGGCGTCGAGCCCGCGCTGGTGATGTTCAAGGAGCTGTTCACCGAGCTGGGCCTGGACCGCCCACACGTCGCTGGGAACTCCCTCGGCGGCCTGCTGTCCCTGGCGCTCGGCCAGGCCGGGCTCGTCCGCAGCGTCACGGCGTTGTCGCCGGCCGGCCTGTGGAACCGGACGCAGAAGATGTACGCGATCGCCACGCTCAAGGCCCACCGCGCGCTCGCCCAGTGCACGCCGCCGCACGTCGTGCGCCGCATCGCCGCGACCCCGGCCGGGCGCCGGGCGCTGGTCGGGATGATCGTCGGGAAGCCGGGCCTGCTGACCCCGGACGCCGTCGTCGAGGACGCGCACGCGCTCGCGACCGCGCCGGGCTTCGAGCCGACCGCCGCGCAGTCCCGCGGGGACTTCCGCTTCACGGGCCCGGTCACCGGCGTTCCGGTGACGATCGCCTGGGCCGAGCACGACCGGATCCTCGCCCGCCCCCGCGTCGCCGACCTGCGGAAGGTCGCTCCCAAGGGGACGTTCCGGCTGCTGCCGGGCTGTGGGCACGTGCCGATGAACGACGACCCCGAACTCGTCGCGCGGGTGTTGCTCGACGGAAGCCGTTAG
- a CDS encoding cytochrome P450 yields the protein MADELVGAIEARGHGDLVTELAYPLPIAIICDLLGVPERYREDVHEWSLVIDSADDTDGSNVREATDVLERLVSEVVDAKRATPGTDLISDLVAQEAAGTLTADEVTSTAFLILIGGHETTVGLISTGALALLTHPDEAVRARTDRLQADVAFETVLRRLPTAQLAVPEEGLTWWPSPITRGLFHLPVRV from the coding sequence ATGGCCGACGAGCTGGTCGGCGCCATCGAGGCACGCGGGCACGGCGACCTCGTCACCGAACTCGCCTACCCGCTGCCGATCGCGATCATCTGCGACCTGCTCGGCGTGCCCGAGCGGTACCGCGAGGACGTCCACGAGTGGTCGCTCGTCATCGACTCGGCCGACGACACCGACGGCTCCAACGTCCGCGAAGCGACGGACGTGCTGGAACGACTGGTCTCCGAGGTCGTCGACGCCAAGCGCGCGACGCCGGGCACCGACCTGATCAGCGACCTCGTCGCGCAGGAAGCCGCGGGCACGCTCACCGCCGACGAGGTGACGTCGACGGCTTTCCTGATCCTCATCGGCGGCCACGAAACGACCGTCGGACTCATCTCGACCGGCGCGCTCGCGCTGCTGACCCACCCGGACGAAGCCGTGCGGGCACGCACCGACCGGCTGCAAGCCGACGTCGCGTTCGAGACCGTGCTTCGCAGGCTGCCGACCGCTCAGCTCGCCGTGCCCGAAGAAGGGCTCACCTGGTGGCCGAGCCCGATCACCCGCGGGCTCTTCCACCTGCCGGTCAGGGTCTAG
- a CDS encoding oxygenase MpaB family protein: protein MDEPELFREGGFRLAQRLLIAGDIRGDERQVARLREFAQVQDQRADDVVAWMARQPKGQGRKLFEDALKDGVKEDGPLKAFFDEVDAKPYWVDDERLERGAKAITRAGLLGLFPLGDMSLMGGYLASRATKSLVGTGAIEYQATRRLVETAAWWIDVTTPGALKHGEQGYASALRIRVVHAHVRAAMNRREDWDYDAWDRPVNQVQTAGTLLLFSLVYVFGTQLLGLRYSARERGDILHLWRYIGWLMGVDDELLPTSEEDAWRLLWLLAATEFIPDDDSKRLAKALIAANAAVGEGRGAVGKVLSHVSVAVHSSISRLVLGKTNADFLGLPNDPVAQAAIVAVAGVNFAAETVRRFIPGATALQERIGEAGRRGYVKRLEKIFAPDTTYAQHMRAA, encoded by the coding sequence ATGGATGAGCCCGAGCTGTTCCGCGAAGGCGGGTTCCGGCTGGCCCAGCGGCTGCTCATCGCCGGGGACATCCGGGGTGACGAACGTCAGGTCGCGCGGCTGCGGGAGTTCGCCCAGGTGCAGGACCAGCGTGCCGATGATGTCGTCGCCTGGATGGCGCGGCAGCCCAAGGGGCAGGGGCGGAAGCTCTTCGAGGACGCGTTGAAGGACGGCGTCAAAGAGGACGGGCCGCTCAAAGCCTTCTTCGACGAGGTCGACGCGAAGCCCTACTGGGTCGATGACGAACGGCTCGAGCGCGGGGCCAAAGCCATCACCCGAGCCGGTTTGCTCGGCCTCTTCCCGCTCGGCGACATGTCGCTGATGGGCGGCTACCTCGCGTCCCGCGCCACGAAATCGCTGGTCGGGACCGGGGCGATCGAGTACCAGGCCACGCGACGGCTCGTCGAGACCGCCGCCTGGTGGATCGACGTCACCACGCCCGGCGCGCTCAAGCACGGCGAGCAGGGCTACGCCTCCGCTCTGCGCATCCGGGTCGTGCACGCCCACGTGCGCGCCGCCATGAACCGGCGAGAGGACTGGGACTACGACGCCTGGGACCGGCCCGTCAACCAGGTGCAGACCGCCGGCACCCTGCTGCTCTTCTCCCTCGTCTACGTCTTCGGCACGCAGCTGCTCGGCCTCCGCTACTCCGCCCGCGAGCGCGGCGACATCCTGCACCTCTGGCGCTACATCGGCTGGCTCATGGGCGTCGACGACGAGCTCCTGCCCACCTCCGAAGAGGACGCCTGGCGCCTCCTCTGGCTGCTCGCCGCCACCGAGTTCATCCCGGACGACGACTCCAAGCGCCTCGCCAAGGCGCTCATCGCGGCCAACGCGGCCGTCGGCGAGGGGCGCGGCGCCGTCGGGAAGGTGCTGTCGCACGTCTCCGTCGCCGTGCACTCGTCGATCAGCCGGCTCGTGCTCGGGAAGACCAACGCCGACTTCCTCGGGCTGCCGAACGACCCCGTCGCGCAGGCCGCGATCGTCGCCGTCGCGGGGGTCAACTTCGCCGCCGAGACCGTCCGGCGGTTCATCCCCGGGGCCACCGCGCTGCAGGAACGGATCGGCGAGGCCGGGCGCCGCGGGTACGTGAAGCGGCTCGAGAAGATCTTCGCGCCCGATACGACCTATGCGCAGCACATGCGGGCCGCCTGA
- a CDS encoding VanZ family protein, with translation MTNAQVTALQYGFIGFLALWTVVLVPQLITQLARHGGLRPRGIATTGAVLLYGCMTLAVVFLPLPGPGARRLSQTAQLHPFQWITDIHTEMLKHGSQWFMTQTFQQACLNVLLFVPLGVFARVLWRRGLTGTVLIGFAASLAIEFTQVTANFGTAPYVYRIFDVDDLMNNTFGAGVGWVFGALLLAVLRSPIGVQPARRERVHFAETR, from the coding sequence ATGACGAACGCACAGGTCACCGCCCTGCAGTACGGGTTCATCGGCTTCCTCGCCCTGTGGACCGTCGTGCTGGTGCCGCAGCTGATCACGCAGCTGGCCCGGCACGGTGGCCTGCGCCCGCGCGGCATCGCGACGACCGGCGCGGTGCTGCTGTACGGCTGCATGACCCTGGCGGTCGTCTTCCTGCCGCTGCCCGGCCCCGGCGCGCGCCGGCTGAGCCAGACCGCGCAGCTGCACCCGTTCCAGTGGATCACCGACATCCACACGGAGATGCTCAAGCACGGGTCGCAGTGGTTCATGACGCAGACGTTCCAGCAGGCGTGCCTGAACGTGCTGCTGTTCGTCCCGCTGGGGGTGTTCGCCCGGGTGCTGTGGCGCCGCGGCCTCACCGGCACGGTCCTGATCGGCTTCGCCGCGTCACTGGCGATCGAGTTCACCCAGGTCACGGCGAACTTCGGGACGGCGCCGTACGTCTACCGCATCTTCGACGTGGACGACCTCATGAACAACACGTTCGGCGCGGGCGTCGGCTGGGTGTTCGGAGCGCTGCTGCTGGCGGTCCTGCGTTCACCGATCGGCGTGCAGCCGGCCCGGCGCGAGCGGGTCCACTTCGCCGAGACGCGCTAA
- a CDS encoding YciI family protein, with protein MPQYAAIIFASDVDPTKPEAADMMKDYAEFHDGAQAVIRGGAALYPTATATTVRVTGGKGGDIVTSDGPYAETKEALTGFYLIECADLDEAVKVAARIPGAWDGAIEVRPVVDFGQ; from the coding sequence ATGCCCCAGTACGCCGCGATCATCTTCGCCTCCGACGTCGACCCGACCAAGCCCGAGGCCGCGGACATGATGAAGGACTACGCCGAGTTCCACGACGGCGCCCAGGCCGTGATCCGCGGCGGCGCGGCGCTGTACCCGACCGCGACCGCGACGACGGTCCGCGTCACCGGCGGCAAGGGCGGCGACATCGTCACCAGCGACGGCCCGTACGCGGAGACGAAGGAAGCCCTGACCGGCTTCTACCTCATCGAATGCGCCGACCTCGACGAAGCCGTCAAGGTCGCGGCGCGCATCCCGGGCGCCTGGGACGGCGCGATCGAGGTCCGGCCGGTCGTCGACTTCGGCCAGTGA
- a CDS encoding GNAT family N-acetyltransferase, whose product MLEGDLVRLRALEPEDAEKIHGWIHDPEVGRWMTNSHPRSLAQIRKRAEERPVNSYELVVLGIEADGKLIGIIDLRDAEPEIGNAELDVYIGDADYRNGGGYGTEALRLMCRYGFNSMRLHMITLWVVAENERARHVYRKVGFSEDGRHREAFVAADGERHDMILMSMLKGELKS is encoded by the coding sequence ATGCTCGAAGGAGACCTCGTCCGGCTGCGCGCGCTGGAACCGGAAGACGCCGAGAAGATCCACGGCTGGATCCACGATCCCGAGGTCGGCCGGTGGATGACCAACAGCCACCCGCGGTCGCTCGCCCAGATCCGCAAGCGCGCCGAAGAACGGCCGGTCAACAGCTACGAGCTGGTCGTCCTCGGGATCGAAGCCGACGGCAAGCTCATCGGCATCATCGACCTCCGGGACGCCGAACCCGAGATCGGCAACGCCGAGCTCGACGTCTACATCGGCGACGCCGACTACCGCAACGGCGGCGGCTACGGCACCGAGGCGCTGCGCCTGATGTGCCGCTACGGCTTCAACTCCATGCGGCTGCACATGATCACGCTCTGGGTGGTCGCCGAGAACGAGCGCGCGCGGCACGTCTACCGCAAGGTCGGCTTCTCCGAAGACGGCCGCCACCGCGAGGCGTTCGTCGCGGCCGACGGCGAGCGCCACGACATGATCCTGATGAGCATGCTCAAGGGCGAGCTCAAGTCGTGA
- a CDS encoding MmcQ/YjbR family DNA-binding protein, which translates to MPTWEDVVRLASELPEAEASTWYRTPALKVAGKGFARLRTEAEGGLVVLCGLDEKAALLDSGDAAFFTTAHYDGYGSIIVDLERVDVDQLRELLEDAWRLKAPRRLTT; encoded by the coding sequence ATGCCGACTTGGGAAGACGTCGTACGCCTGGCCTCGGAGCTCCCCGAGGCCGAGGCGTCGACCTGGTACCGCACGCCCGCGCTGAAGGTGGCGGGCAAGGGGTTCGCGCGGCTGCGCACCGAGGCCGAGGGCGGCCTGGTCGTACTGTGCGGGCTCGACGAGAAGGCCGCGTTGCTGGATTCCGGCGACGCGGCCTTCTTCACGACCGCGCACTACGACGGGTACGGCTCGATCATCGTCGATCTCGAGCGCGTGGACGTCGATCAGCTGCGTGAGCTGCTCGAAGACGCGTGGCGGCTGAAGGCGCCTCGCCGGCTCACGACTTGA
- a CDS encoding bifunctional metallophosphatase/5'-nucleotidase → MRLSTRLVVLAAAALATTAVTTAPASAGQRPDPTTDVRIIGFNDLHGNLEPPAGSSGRVRQSDGTTVDAGGAAYLATHVKQLRSQVRDSFVVSAGDNIGASPLTSALFHDEPTIDFLNMLGVNASVVGNHEFDEGYKELQRMQFGGCHPTDGCQFEKSFSGAKFPFLGSNVYFTNGLPALLPFTVKFEGGVPIGVIGATLKDLPSVVTPEAIKGLKFGDEVEAINRTANLLDFFGVKAQIVLMHQGDSTELEGPNDCKVLPGPATAIAKAVTPKVDAIFTGHSHQQYNCVINDPAGQPRPVIQGASFGRLLSVVDLKINLKTRDVVRSQTKAFNEIVTRTVTPDPAVAALVADAVAKSGPIANKQIGTITQDLKAAGNAAGESALGDVIADAQLAGTQSNSAVIAMTNPGGIRADLNYASSPAGEGDGVVTYGEAFTVQPFSNIMQTITLTGANLKNVLEQQWAPGVNPKFLQISSSLHYSWSASAAQGSRVSNITVNGTPVDPAATYRVSVNNFLAAGGDGFTEFTKGTNLAGGPVDLDALVAYLGAHPNLAPPAADRVTQLP, encoded by the coding sequence ATGAGGCTTTCAACCCGGCTCGTGGTGCTCGCCGCGGCCGCGCTGGCGACGACCGCGGTGACCACCGCGCCCGCGTCCGCGGGCCAGCGCCCGGACCCCACCACCGACGTCCGGATCATCGGGTTCAACGACCTGCACGGCAACCTCGAGCCGCCGGCCGGCTCCAGCGGTCGCGTCCGGCAGTCCGACGGGACCACTGTGGACGCCGGCGGTGCCGCTTACCTGGCGACGCACGTGAAGCAGCTTCGCTCGCAGGTGCGCGACTCGTTCGTCGTGTCCGCCGGCGACAACATCGGCGCGTCGCCGCTGACCTCGGCGCTGTTCCACGACGAGCCGACCATCGACTTCCTGAACATGCTGGGCGTCAACGCGTCCGTCGTCGGGAACCACGAGTTCGACGAGGGCTACAAGGAACTGCAGCGCATGCAGTTCGGCGGCTGCCACCCGACGGACGGGTGCCAGTTCGAGAAGAGCTTCAGCGGTGCGAAGTTCCCGTTCCTCGGGTCCAATGTGTACTTCACCAACGGACTGCCCGCGCTGTTGCCGTTCACCGTCAAGTTCGAGGGCGGCGTGCCGATCGGTGTCATCGGCGCCACGCTGAAGGACCTGCCGTCGGTCGTCACGCCGGAGGCGATCAAGGGCCTGAAGTTCGGTGACGAGGTCGAGGCGATCAACCGCACCGCGAACCTGCTCGACTTCTTCGGCGTCAAGGCGCAGATCGTGCTCATGCACCAGGGTGACAGCACCGAGCTCGAAGGCCCGAACGACTGCAAGGTCCTGCCGGGCCCGGCCACCGCGATCGCGAAGGCGGTGACCCCGAAGGTCGACGCGATCTTCACCGGCCACAGCCACCAGCAGTACAACTGCGTGATCAACGACCCGGCCGGCCAGCCGCGCCCGGTCATCCAGGGCGCGTCCTTCGGCCGGCTGCTGTCGGTCGTCGACCTCAAGATCAACCTGAAGACGCGCGACGTCGTGCGGTCGCAGACCAAGGCGTTCAACGAGATCGTCACGCGGACGGTCACGCCGGACCCGGCCGTGGCGGCGCTGGTCGCCGACGCCGTGGCGAAGTCCGGCCCGATCGCGAACAAGCAGATCGGCACCATCACCCAGGACCTGAAGGCCGCGGGCAACGCGGCCGGCGAGTCGGCCCTCGGCGACGTCATCGCCGACGCGCAGCTCGCGGGCACGCAGTCGAACAGCGCGGTCATCGCGATGACCAACCCGGGCGGCATCCGCGCCGACCTGAACTACGCGTCGTCGCCGGCCGGTGAAGGCGACGGCGTGGTGACCTACGGCGAGGCGTTCACCGTCCAGCCGTTCTCGAACATCATGCAGACGATCACGCTGACCGGCGCGAACCTCAAGAACGTGCTGGAGCAGCAGTGGGCGCCGGGCGTGAACCCGAAGTTCCTGCAGATCTCGAGCTCGCTGCACTACAGCTGGTCGGCGTCCGCGGCGCAGGGCTCGCGGGTCTCGAACATCACGGTCAACGGCACGCCGGTCGACCCGGCGGCGACGTACCGCGTGTCGGTGAACAACTTCCTCGCCGCCGGCGGGGACGGCTTCACCGAGTTCACCAAGGGCACGAACCTGGCCGGCGGACCGGTGGACCTGGACGCGCTGGTCGCGTACCTGGGCGCCCACCCGAACCTGGCCCCGCCCGCGGCGGACCGGGTCACGCAGCTGCCGTGA
- a CDS encoding RNA polymerase sigma factor, with translation MTHAGDAVARLVRDEGTRVLATLVRVTGSVDLAEDAVQDAVVRALETWPRDGVPGNPRGWLLVAARRRAVDVVRREAKRLGKEADAMPAFDPSPDPVSVRDDLLRLVFTCCHPALSVDAQVALALRTLGGLSTAEVARGLLVPEATMAKRLTRAKQKIAQARIPYRVPAAEELPSRLAGVASTVYLIFNEGYTGRESLLAEGVRLARLLASLMPDEPTALGLLALVLLQDARRAARFFDGVPVLLADQDRSRWDFELIKEGVALVGVGLRRTPSVPNPYVIQAAIAACHDLAPSYEETNWDAVISWYDVLLSVQDTAVVRLNRAAAVAERDGPSPALALVDSLRELEDYPWWHASRAELLHRLGSASASEALERAVETGLPDAHAAHLRGRIQKENPGHNARGFRESG, from the coding sequence GTGACCCACGCCGGGGACGCGGTCGCGCGGCTGGTCCGGGACGAGGGCACCCGGGTACTGGCCACGCTCGTCCGCGTCACCGGCAGCGTCGACCTGGCCGAGGACGCGGTCCAGGACGCCGTCGTGCGCGCGCTGGAGACGTGGCCGCGCGACGGCGTCCCGGGCAACCCCCGCGGCTGGCTGCTGGTGGCGGCCCGCCGTCGCGCGGTGGACGTCGTCCGCCGCGAAGCGAAGCGCCTCGGGAAGGAGGCGGACGCGATGCCCGCCTTCGACCCGTCCCCGGACCCGGTCTCCGTCCGCGACGATCTGCTGCGGCTGGTCTTCACGTGCTGCCACCCGGCGTTGTCGGTGGACGCCCAGGTCGCCTTGGCGCTTCGGACGTTGGGAGGTTTGTCGACAGCGGAGGTCGCCCGCGGACTGCTGGTCCCCGAAGCGACGATGGCGAAGCGCCTGACGCGCGCGAAGCAGAAGATCGCCCAGGCCCGGATCCCTTACCGGGTGCCCGCGGCGGAGGAGCTGCCTTCACGCCTGGCCGGCGTCGCGTCGACGGTGTACCTGATCTTCAACGAGGGCTACACGGGCCGCGAGTCGCTTCTCGCCGAGGGAGTCCGCTTGGCCCGGTTGCTGGCTTCGCTGATGCCGGACGAGCCGACGGCGCTGGGGCTGCTGGCGTTGGTGCTGCTGCAGGACGCCCGCCGCGCGGCCAGGTTCTTTGACGGGGTGCCTGTGTTGCTGGCCGACCAGGACCGTTCGCGGTGGGACTTCGAGCTGATCAAGGAAGGCGTGGCGCTGGTCGGAGTCGGCCTGCGCCGCACACCTTCGGTCCCGAACCCGTACGTGATCCAGGCGGCGATCGCGGCCTGCCACGATTTGGCGCCATCGTACGAGGAGACGAACTGGGACGCGGTGATCTCCTGGTACGACGTGCTGTTGTCGGTCCAGGACACCGCGGTGGTCAGGCTGAATCGCGCAGCGGCGGTGGCCGAACGAGATGGGCCGTCGCCGGCTCTGGCTTTGGTGGATTCGCTGCGCGAACTGGAGGACTACCCGTGGTGGCACGCGTCGCGGGCGGAGTTGTTGCACCGCTTGGGTTCCGCGTCGGCGTCCGAGGCTTTGGAGCGTGCGGTGGAAACGGGACTTCCGGACGCGCACGCGGCGCATTTGCGGGGCCGGATACAAAAAGAAAACCCCGGACACAATGCCCGGGGTTTCCGTGAGAGCGGATGA